In one window of Pseudoalteromonas xiamenensis DNA:
- a CDS encoding DUF6041 domain-containing protein produces MVIQRIFAVLYMLAGIGKAFPALENVPEILARAAKANEGTWYYAPSLWFAEHGMFMSTLVGICLFGSGLALWLNPRWVKRVIYAQLAMMVVFMTILHRAEPKVLFLDSIFILASLYFLRIQHQRLPKLKALLSKKFSEPKSLKRPESNVFDSQYDVVIVGGGVSGLTAASEFEDARVLVLEKSPTFGGNARFHLHDNLKYPTAGVCFQEPQPGSQMAALLKKLGLADAYKNSAAATLVFFDTKLLLSSILEVTVGFLKFPSYLIKPSVWALTGQLLKNALIGKPYVVSPKQLGDPIFADLYQFLDNFHPSKPLYPAVPFVENDAWSQTDMAVMDKMSLYTYLFDEANRPELPDHLVPPKKLGKLVENAVETTLRVECLDIHQVSAYVGLHFLVGYLRGNLVTLAGGNGNISSALNNYLSTKKNVTLANEAKVTALENINEGVQIAFERGEQAFTIVAKQLIWAAPKPAFTALFDDIPKAQLDAIQAIRHEDYYLANALLTKPVMTSSFGGYMIEPAPKNSPFSWCRAGTCLVANWMDDTTKSNVGVLTMLKPTTRDERQGQTAKEDFFGLQQQSYFEIARVLENQGINPNIVEDIQIWYWPQGTVTSVMGQQAQQLFETASQSIGHIHFANQDSIGVGNIESAIAAAHIAVKRVRDAVQPHLSNQDKRDTSEVVL; encoded by the coding sequence ATGGTTATTCAACGTATTTTTGCGGTTCTATATATGTTAGCTGGGATTGGCAAAGCGTTTCCTGCGCTTGAAAATGTTCCGGAGATACTCGCGCGTGCGGCAAAAGCAAATGAAGGAACTTGGTATTATGCACCAAGTCTATGGTTTGCTGAGCATGGCATGTTTATGTCTACACTTGTCGGCATCTGTTTGTTCGGTTCTGGTTTAGCGCTTTGGCTTAATCCTCGTTGGGTAAAGCGAGTGATATATGCGCAGTTAGCGATGATGGTGGTCTTTATGACAATCCTGCACCGTGCCGAACCGAAAGTTCTATTTTTAGATAGTATTTTTATCCTTGCATCGCTTTATTTCTTGCGTATACAGCACCAGCGTTTGCCAAAGCTTAAGGCGCTTCTGAGCAAAAAATTCTCAGAGCCAAAAAGCTTGAAACGACCAGAGTCAAATGTGTTTGATAGCCAGTACGATGTTGTCATTGTGGGTGGTGGTGTATCGGGGTTGACCGCGGCGAGTGAATTTGAAGACGCGAGAGTGTTAGTGCTTGAAAAGAGTCCAACATTTGGGGGCAATGCGCGCTTTCACTTGCATGATAACTTAAAGTACCCAACCGCAGGGGTTTGTTTTCAGGAACCACAACCTGGCTCGCAAATGGCTGCATTGTTGAAAAAGCTTGGATTAGCCGATGCATACAAGAACAGTGCTGCAGCCACGTTAGTGTTTTTTGACACGAAGTTGTTATTAAGTTCAATCCTTGAGGTCACTGTTGGCTTCTTAAAATTTCCGAGTTATCTGATTAAACCTTCGGTGTGGGCTTTGACGGGGCAATTGTTGAAAAACGCCTTGATTGGTAAGCCTTATGTGGTTTCACCGAAGCAATTGGGCGACCCTATCTTTGCTGACCTTTATCAATTCTTAGACAATTTTCATCCGAGTAAACCGCTTTATCCAGCTGTACCATTTGTTGAGAACGACGCATGGTCTCAAACCGATATGGCTGTCATGGACAAAATGTCTTTGTATACCTACTTGTTTGATGAAGCAAATCGACCAGAACTACCAGATCACCTAGTGCCACCTAAAAAATTGGGCAAATTGGTTGAAAATGCCGTTGAGACAACGCTTCGTGTTGAGTGCTTAGATATCCACCAAGTGTCCGCGTATGTTGGCTTGCATTTTTTGGTTGGTTATCTGCGAGGCAATTTAGTCACCTTAGCTGGCGGTAATGGCAACATTAGTAGTGCATTGAACAATTATTTGAGCACGAAGAAAAATGTCACGCTGGCGAATGAGGCGAAGGTGACTGCGCTTGAGAACATCAATGAGGGTGTGCAGATTGCGTTTGAACGAGGAGAACAGGCGTTCACTATTGTGGCCAAACAACTTATTTGGGCTGCACCGAAGCCTGCGTTTACCGCGCTTTTCGACGATATTCCAAAAGCACAACTGGACGCAATTCAAGCAATCCGACACGAAGATTATTATCTCGCTAACGCATTACTGACCAAACCAGTAATGACCTCTTCATTCGGTGGTTACATGATTGAGCCGGCACCGAAAAATTCACCTTTCTCGTGGTGCCGAGCTGGTACGTGTTTAGTGGCGAACTGGATGGATGACACCACGAAAAGCAATGTCGGGGTATTAACAATGCTCAAGCCGACGACTCGAGATGAGCGCCAAGGACAGACAGCGAAAGAGGATTTCTTTGGTCTACAACAACAAAGTTACTTTGAGATTGCTCGAGTGCTTGAGAACCAAGGTATTAATCCGAACATCGTTGAAGACATTCAAATTTGGTATTGGCCACAAGGTACCGTTACATCCGTGATGGGTCAGCAAGCGCAGCAACTATTTGAAACGGCAAGTCAGTCAATCGGTCACATTCATTTTGCCAACCAAGACAGTATTGGCGTTGGTAACATCGAAAGTGCTATTGCGGCTGCACATATTGCGGTTAAGCGTGTTCGTGACGCGGTTCAACCTCACCTATCTAATCAAGACAAGCGCGACACTTCGGAGGTAGTTTTATGA
- a CDS encoding PEP/pyruvate-binding domain-containing protein translates to MSSSYVVEITGNNTLERTSLGGKAHSLNHLVQAGLPVPPAFCVTAHAYEQFIGDAVPSEVMNSGDLEQIRSAILEANLPDAIRDAIVSAYEHLGSSSDVAVRSSALDEDGQSQSFAGQYETYLHINGQEAVLNKVQACWASLWAERVAGYRNADASQTAIAVVLQTMVAADCAGVLFTRDPISNREDRLVIDGCWGLGEGVVSGQVSTDTFTLDKVSGECVEKQLRHKSHYCVRQENGHIALVETPTEKRDSACLTAHHLEQLWTLAKQAETLYGCALDIEWAVKDDKVWLLQARPVTTTNQASGVVYANPWEASQSIKDGAFFSRMDTGEIVTGLMTPLGLSFCEFYQKHIHGPAVKTMGLADIGDWSIYMGYIQGQVYLNISGSAMLLRQCPPTRDQMKFTTRYATSDIDFTNYKNPYGEGVDGWAYTKSAWHWLKQQVHNMRTAGKTVENMISLRERETKRFLAMDLASLSLAELNTELKRIDGYFLESCAAYMPFFLQSFALYDALAETCQHYLPNEGNGLQNRIKASMNNLRTIEVTRGILDLVDVVAPNAELRSLFMATEADELVKILPEHPLGKVFWNNEFEAFLAEFGSRGRQEFELSLPRWRDDPTYLLQVMKMYLEHPVDLEAKLAQTEALRQADSDALLNAMPWLGRFKLKNIIKLYGVMAERREATRPTFITETWFYRKIILEVLGRLENQGIVSKDDLPYIDFNQFRAYVAGEIAPQEAFSQKLLDANRHAHLLNVHAEEPPMCIIGGYTPKVKASVAEGQNSFNGLAASPGKIVAKARVITDLQTQAKELKPGEILVAKYTDASWTPLFALAAGVITDIGSTLSHSCIVAREFGIPAVVNLHHATTAIESGDTLILDGDEGVVIIQRE, encoded by the coding sequence ATGAGTTCTTCATACGTCGTAGAAATTACGGGTAATAACACGCTAGAAAGGACGAGTCTCGGTGGTAAAGCACACTCGCTAAATCACTTAGTACAGGCTGGTTTACCAGTACCGCCAGCGTTTTGTGTGACTGCACACGCCTATGAACAGTTTATCGGTGACGCAGTGCCAAGCGAAGTGATGAATAGCGGTGATCTTGAGCAAATTCGCAGCGCGATTCTTGAGGCTAATTTACCGGATGCTATTCGTGATGCAATTGTCTCAGCGTATGAGCATTTGGGGTCAAGTAGCGATGTTGCCGTGCGCTCGTCAGCTCTGGATGAAGATGGTCAAAGTCAGTCTTTTGCGGGTCAATATGAAACGTACCTACACATCAATGGGCAAGAAGCGGTATTGAATAAAGTGCAAGCGTGTTGGGCTTCGCTTTGGGCTGAACGCGTCGCGGGTTATCGCAACGCAGATGCCTCACAAACGGCCATTGCCGTTGTACTGCAAACGATGGTGGCAGCTGATTGTGCAGGCGTTTTGTTTACACGCGATCCAATCTCAAACCGCGAAGATCGATTGGTTATTGATGGTTGTTGGGGATTAGGAGAAGGCGTCGTCTCTGGGCAGGTTTCTACGGATACCTTCACGTTAGACAAAGTGAGCGGAGAATGTGTTGAAAAACAATTGCGTCACAAATCTCATTATTGTGTACGCCAAGAAAATGGTCACATTGCACTGGTTGAAACACCAACAGAGAAGCGCGACAGTGCCTGTTTGACGGCGCACCATTTAGAGCAATTGTGGACACTTGCAAAGCAAGCTGAAACGCTTTATGGCTGTGCATTGGACATCGAGTGGGCAGTAAAAGACGACAAAGTTTGGTTGCTGCAAGCGCGTCCTGTAACGACCACCAATCAAGCGTCGGGTGTTGTCTATGCAAACCCATGGGAAGCGTCTCAGTCAATCAAAGATGGTGCGTTCTTCTCTCGTATGGACACGGGGGAAATCGTTACAGGATTGATGACGCCGCTTGGTCTGTCATTTTGTGAGTTTTACCAAAAACACATTCATGGCCCAGCGGTCAAAACGATGGGGTTAGCTGATATTGGTGATTGGTCTATTTACATGGGCTACATCCAAGGTCAGGTTTATCTCAATATTTCTGGTTCTGCGATGTTGCTACGTCAATGTCCTCCAACACGCGATCAGATGAAATTCACCACGCGTTACGCAACGTCAGATATCGACTTTACGAATTACAAAAACCCGTATGGCGAAGGTGTCGATGGATGGGCATACACGAAAAGTGCATGGCATTGGTTAAAACAACAAGTCCACAACATGCGTACAGCAGGGAAAACCGTTGAAAACATGATTTCGCTTCGCGAAAGAGAAACCAAACGCTTCCTTGCTATGGACTTAGCGAGTCTTTCTTTGGCGGAATTGAATACGGAATTAAAACGTATTGATGGCTACTTCTTGGAAAGTTGTGCTGCGTACATGCCGTTCTTTTTACAATCGTTTGCCCTTTATGACGCACTTGCTGAAACCTGTCAGCATTATTTGCCAAACGAAGGTAATGGATTACAGAACCGCATTAAAGCATCGATGAACAACCTTCGTACCATTGAAGTGACGCGCGGTATCCTCGACTTAGTGGATGTTGTTGCGCCAAACGCAGAACTACGTTCGCTGTTCATGGCCACAGAAGCGGATGAGTTAGTAAAAATTCTACCCGAACACCCATTAGGTAAGGTGTTCTGGAACAATGAATTTGAAGCCTTTTTAGCTGAGTTTGGCTCGCGTGGTCGCCAAGAGTTTGAATTGAGCTTGCCTCGTTGGCGCGATGACCCAACTTATTTGCTTCAAGTAATGAAAATGTATTTAGAGCATCCGGTTGATTTAGAAGCTAAATTGGCACAAACCGAAGCACTTCGACAAGCCGACAGCGATGCTCTACTAAATGCAATGCCTTGGCTTGGACGCTTCAAACTTAAAAACATCATTAAGTTATACGGTGTGATGGCTGAACGACGTGAGGCGACGCGTCCAACGTTTATCACCGAAACATGGTTCTATCGCAAAATCATTCTTGAAGTCCTTGGTCGTCTAGAGAATCAAGGGATCGTGTCAAAAGATGATTTGCCGTACATCGACTTTAACCAATTCCGTGCATACGTTGCCGGCGAAATTGCGCCGCAAGAGGCATTTTCTCAAAAATTGCTGGACGCGAATCGCCACGCTCACTTATTGAATGTACATGCTGAAGAACCTCCAATGTGCATCATCGGTGGCTATACACCAAAGGTCAAAGCTTCAGTGGCCGAGGGCCAAAATTCATTTAATGGACTTGCCGCAAGTCCTGGAAAAATTGTAGCTAAGGCCCGTGTCATTACAGATTTACAAACGCAAGCCAAAGAGCTGAAACCAGGCGAAATTCTCGTGGCGAAATACACAGATGCGAGTTGGACACCACTTTTTGCCTTGGCGGCGGGTGTTATCACAGACATTGGTTCGACACTTTCTCATAGCTGTATTGTCGCGAGGGAATTCGGTATTCCCGCGGTGGTCAATTTACACCATGCAACAACGGCGATTGAAAGCGGCGATACCTTAATCCTCGACGGTGATGAGGGCGTGGTCATTATTCAACGCGAGTAA
- a CDS encoding biosynthesis protein PigD produces MTTMIGKTTSASHLYEQVWHANEATTTNSKKDTITVGVVVVTKDPAFFQTGLGVLNDIRDYVFKRVQISAEIPLKLSALAQSELYSEAKEKAIHFLRNQKKTINIEVIQCASLAEATGRIIHANALAEHPEFQVGMVFYDQTSLGYTDDKIDQIDRDLDAFYRAMHKVGIPAFYSTFSTVTFIRDLRTPIRYLPQQYREIVRSEDPGTFQTELLCLWMDFFEMNYTNRRVKPTGCAEPHNTLGEELIKFFGRTAPGNWLVSYFTGSVVSNLIGHLDRHASTQGGLVLRGQNEHAIACGAIANWQLYRKPFLAVVTSGMLDEFKGTLINLKETAAQGIIVAAENRLSQWYSFQGTITATEDTRQVFEARGIPYVYMDEVENMTADLARAFELFHQGKGPVVILATQNVLESSLPLDKAIEEFIPEVIENEQVALQSDALKQAIDLVNNGPEKLVWQLGPVTEDEYALVHEIAEQAGIALVDTLAHPGSVPKYYQGKRNPHFLGTLAIYGYTPKVYHFFHTNDKLNELSEQSLFMIKSRVAQVATPFSDARLERKVHVVQVTHNERHLSPYADVQVNMNCLAFLQAIKDNLNVSDELKAKRVANIHSYVDSQSDVISKLPTLPMSPNYFFSQLNGVVESLIEQEGFDYTGVYDVGRCGISAVRNVAKTRRGFSGWYGRALMGDALLASTYLAFTSNTNVIAFIGDGAKGIVPDILPSFIDNILSHPELLDKSITVFYFCNGGLSVINTYQERILFNRTSRQMRLVNIDQPEYSLDVGDFTVQNKTLTRFDETSIREALTSKRRLNLFSVVLGHNNEGDGMSLATAKGWQRDPGDLAELEARRAQAQLSETQHSPTFEDSTQQGVSL; encoded by the coding sequence ATGACAACCATGATAGGAAAAACAACGTCAGCATCACACCTCTATGAGCAAGTGTGGCATGCCAACGAAGCCACAACGACGAATTCAAAGAAAGACACCATTACGGTGGGCGTAGTTGTTGTAACGAAAGATCCTGCATTTTTTCAAACGGGTCTGGGTGTGTTGAATGACATTCGAGATTATGTGTTCAAACGTGTTCAAATTTCAGCTGAGATCCCATTAAAGCTTTCAGCACTTGCACAGAGCGAGCTGTATTCTGAAGCAAAAGAAAAAGCGATCCATTTTCTTCGCAACCAAAAGAAAACCATCAATATTGAAGTGATCCAATGTGCCAGTTTAGCGGAAGCGACGGGTCGCATCATTCATGCTAACGCGTTAGCCGAGCACCCTGAATTTCAAGTAGGCATGGTGTTTTATGATCAAACATCATTGGGGTATACCGACGATAAAATTGATCAAATAGACCGCGACCTTGATGCGTTTTACCGCGCAATGCACAAAGTAGGTATACCAGCGTTCTATTCTACCTTCTCAACTGTCACATTTATCCGTGACCTACGCACACCAATTCGCTACTTACCACAGCAATATCGTGAAATTGTGCGTTCAGAAGACCCTGGTACCTTCCAAACGGAGCTGCTGTGTTTGTGGATGGATTTCTTTGAAATGAATTACACGAACCGTCGAGTGAAACCTACAGGTTGTGCCGAGCCTCACAATACATTAGGCGAAGAGCTTATTAAGTTTTTTGGTCGTACGGCACCGGGTAATTGGCTTGTGTCCTATTTCACGGGATCCGTTGTGTCAAACTTGATAGGTCACTTAGACCGACATGCTTCAACACAAGGCGGCCTTGTACTGCGTGGTCAGAATGAACATGCAATTGCATGTGGTGCAATTGCGAACTGGCAGCTCTACCGTAAACCGTTTTTAGCCGTGGTGACATCGGGTATGTTGGACGAGTTTAAGGGGACATTAATCAACTTAAAAGAAACGGCTGCACAAGGGATTATCGTTGCTGCAGAGAACCGATTAAGCCAGTGGTACAGTTTCCAAGGCACGATCACGGCAACAGAAGATACCCGCCAAGTATTTGAAGCACGTGGGATCCCTTACGTATACATGGATGAAGTTGAAAACATGACCGCGGATTTGGCGCGTGCATTTGAATTGTTCCATCAAGGCAAAGGGCCGGTTGTAATCCTAGCTACTCAAAACGTGCTTGAGTCCTCATTGCCACTGGATAAAGCCATTGAAGAATTCATCCCTGAAGTGATTGAAAATGAGCAAGTTGCTCTTCAATCTGATGCGCTCAAGCAGGCAATTGATTTGGTCAACAACGGACCCGAGAAATTGGTGTGGCAGTTAGGTCCAGTGACGGAAGATGAATATGCGCTAGTTCATGAAATTGCTGAACAAGCGGGTATCGCGTTAGTTGACACCTTAGCGCACCCAGGTTCTGTACCGAAATATTACCAAGGAAAGCGCAATCCGCATTTCTTGGGAACGTTGGCGATTTACGGCTATACGCCAAAGGTCTATCACTTCTTCCATACCAACGACAAACTCAATGAGCTGTCTGAGCAAAGCTTATTTATGATTAAAAGTCGTGTGGCACAAGTGGCGACGCCATTCTCTGATGCGCGTTTAGAACGTAAAGTTCACGTGGTTCAAGTAACGCATAACGAACGCCATTTGTCGCCTTATGCAGACGTTCAAGTAAATATGAATTGCTTGGCGTTTTTGCAGGCTATCAAAGATAACTTAAACGTCTCTGACGAGTTGAAAGCAAAACGCGTTGCGAACATTCACAGCTACGTGGATTCACAATCGGATGTGATCAGTAAGCTCCCTACCCTTCCGATGTCGCCTAACTACTTCTTTAGTCAACTGAACGGCGTCGTAGAGTCGCTCATTGAACAAGAAGGTTTCGATTACACGGGGGTATATGATGTGGGTCGCTGCGGTATTTCAGCCGTTCGTAACGTTGCGAAAACACGTCGAGGTTTCTCGGGCTGGTACGGGCGTGCACTGATGGGCGATGCTCTACTTGCATCTACCTACCTCGCGTTCACGAGTAACACGAACGTAATCGCGTTTATCGGCGATGGCGCAAAAGGTATTGTGCCTGACATTTTACCTAGCTTTATCGACAACATTTTAAGCCACCCTGAACTTTTGGATAAAAGCATCACGGTATTTTACTTCTGTAATGGTGGCTTGTCGGTGATCAACACTTACCAAGAACGCATTTTGTTTAACCGTACTTCTCGCCAAATGCGTTTGGTGAATATTGACCAACCTGAGTATTCACTCGATGTTGGTGATTTCACGGTTCAAAACAAAACGCTGACTCGATTCGATGAAACGTCTATTCGTGAAGCGCTCACCTCAAAACGCCGACTGAATTTATTCTCTGTTGTGCTTGGCCACAACAACGAAGGCGATGGCATGTCATTGGCGACAGCGAAGGGCTGGCAACGCGATCCTGGCGATTTGGCTGAGCTAGAAGCCCGTCGTGCACAGGCTCAATTATCAGAGACTCAACACAGCCCGACATTTGAAGATAGTACCCAACAAGGAGTGTCACTATGA